One part of the Magnetovibrio sp. PR-2 genome encodes these proteins:
- a CDS encoding Hsp20/alpha crystallin family protein — MSVKVKKTKDASPPETPEGKTPAASERLMQHPLLTLREEVDHLFDNFFSGFALGPFSHGRDKTHAPAFRRFENAFAGLSTPFEGLTMKADVREAEGEYRVEAEIPGLDEKDIEVTAQDGLLTISGHKKEETKTDEDDYHLTERHYGSVERSFPIPEGVELGKATAKYKNGVVTVTMPKKVLNKPKSKKIPISAD; from the coding sequence ATGTCGGTCAAAGTTAAGAAAACCAAAGACGCTTCACCGCCTGAAACACCCGAAGGCAAAACGCCTGCGGCCTCGGAACGTCTGATGCAGCATCCGTTGCTGACCCTGCGCGAAGAAGTCGATCATTTGTTCGACAACTTCTTTTCCGGGTTCGCCTTAGGCCCGTTCAGCCATGGACGCGACAAAACACACGCTCCGGCGTTTCGGCGTTTTGAAAATGCGTTTGCCGGTCTCAGCACCCCGTTCGAAGGCTTGACCATGAAAGCCGACGTTCGTGAAGCCGAGGGCGAATATCGCGTCGAAGCCGAAATTCCCGGCTTGGACGAAAAAGACATCGAGGTCACCGCACAAGATGGCCTGCTCACCATCTCGGGCCACAAGAAAGAAGAAACCAAAACGGATGAGGACGACTACCACTTGACCGAACGGCACTACGGTTCGGTTGAACGGAGCTTCCCCATCCCCGAAGGTGTCGAATTGGGCAAAGCCACGGCAAAATATAAAAATGGTGTCGTGACGGTCACCATGCCGAAAAAGGTTTTGAACAAACCCAAATCGAAAAAAATCCCCATCAGTGCTGATTGA
- the fliP gene encoding flagellar type III secretion system pore protein FliP (The bacterial flagellar biogenesis protein FliP forms a type III secretion system (T3SS)-type pore required for flagellar assembly.), translated as MKLTLFTLAVAAFFAITPLDALAQSLTLDMGPDAGASSTGRIIQLVLLLTILSLAPSILIMMTSFTRIIVVLSFLRTALGTQQTPPNQVMVSLALFLTMFIMMPTFEQVYDDAVAPLMDGVIEEQVAFERAIVPFENFMMSYVREQDLALFVDMAQLSDEQVAENMPIRVLIPAFMISELRRAFEIGFLLFVPFLIVDMVVASVLMSMGMMMLPPIMIALPFKIIFFVLVDGWYMIAGSLVRSYGGL; from the coding sequence ATGAAGTTGACACTCTTCACGTTGGCCGTCGCCGCATTTTTCGCCATCACGCCCCTTGATGCATTGGCGCAGTCCTTAACCCTGGACATGGGCCCGGACGCGGGGGCGTCGAGCACCGGACGCATCATTCAGTTGGTGCTGTTGCTCACCATCTTGTCGTTGGCGCCGTCGATTTTGATCATGATGACGTCGTTCACACGCATCATTGTGGTGTTGTCGTTCCTGCGCACGGCCTTGGGCACCCAACAAACGCCACCGAACCAAGTCATGGTCTCGCTGGCCTTGTTTCTCACCATGTTCATCATGATGCCAACCTTCGAACAGGTGTACGACGATGCCGTCGCGCCCTTGATGGATGGCGTGATCGAAGAACAAGTTGCGTTTGAACGCGCCATTGTCCCGTTCGAAAACTTTATGATGTCCTATGTGCGCGAACAGGACTTGGCTTTATTCGTCGACATGGCGCAGTTGAGCGATGAGCAGGTCGCGGAAAACATGCCGATCCGGGTCTTGATCCCGGCGTTCATGATTTCGGAATTACGCCGTGCCTTTGAAATCGGCTTCTTATTGTTTGTGCCGTTTTTGATCGTGGATATGGTCGTCGCGTCTGTGTTGATGTCCATGGGTATGATGATGTTGCCACCGATCATGATCGCGTTGCCGTTCAAGATCATCTTCTTCGTCCTGGTGGACGGGTGGTACATGATCGCCGGGTCTTTGGTGCGCAGTTACGGCGGATTGTAG
- a CDS encoding flagellar biosynthetic protein FliO — protein sequence MDYGSYFKFIFALMFVLGLIGVLTVLVRKYGFGVASSEIRKGQDRRLGLVEVLPIDAKRRAVLIRRDDVEHLIVMGPESETVVETNIPARPSFAKMVDDVTTPSEGRGT from the coding sequence ATGGATTACGGAAGTTACTTCAAATTTATTTTTGCACTTATGTTTGTGCTGGGGCTTATCGGTGTACTCACCGTGCTCGTGCGCAAATATGGCTTCGGGGTCGCGTCCTCAGAAATCCGCAAAGGGCAGGACCGCCGTTTGGGCTTGGTCGAAGTTCTACCCATTGACGCCAAACGGCGGGCGGTTTTGATCCGCCGCGATGATGTCGAACATCTGATTGTTATGGGCCCGGAAAGCGAAACCGTGGTGGAAACCAACATCCCCGCAAGACCGAGCTTTGCCAAAATGGTCGACGATGTGACCACACCCAGCGAAGGGAGGGGCACATGA
- a CDS encoding EscU/YscU/HrcU family type III secretion system export apparatus switch protein, translating to MVDNDKKTVISKTSDDSISGDEVAVALNYAPGVDQAPRVVAKGQGWLARQIVEIAEANGIEIRQDSDLALLLAQVDVDSEIPLEAFTVVAEMLSYIYEKNKEWPDGLGPQKKR from the coding sequence ATGGTCGATAACGACAAAAAGACCGTGATTTCAAAGACATCGGACGATTCCATCTCCGGTGACGAGGTCGCTGTCGCGTTGAACTATGCACCGGGCGTTGACCAAGCCCCCCGCGTGGTTGCCAAGGGACAAGGCTGGCTGGCGCGTCAAATTGTTGAGATCGCAGAGGCCAACGGCATTGAAATTCGCCAAGACTCGGACTTGGCGCTGTTGCTGGCCCAAGTCGATGTGGACAGTGAAATCCCGCTGGAGGCCTTCACCGTGGTCGCAGAAATGCTGTCCTACATTTATGAAAAGAACAAAGAATGGCCCGATGGCTTAGGCCCGCAGAAGAAACGATGA
- the flgB gene encoding flagellar basal body rod protein FlgB has translation MDLNKLTLFGMVKGQMNWLNKRQEVLAQNVANADTPDYKPQDLKPVNFREVMRDQHKREMMNRMSGTAVAGLGGSTAFKPESERAPYETSPDGNAVVLEEQMGKIGETQMKYSLANELYRKHIGMIKIALGKQR, from the coding sequence ATGGATCTCAATAAACTGACACTGTTCGGAATGGTCAAAGGCCAGATGAATTGGCTGAACAAACGCCAGGAAGTCTTGGCGCAGAACGTCGCCAATGCCGATACGCCGGACTACAAACCGCAAGATCTAAAACCCGTCAATTTCCGCGAAGTGATGCGTGACCAGCACAAGCGCGAAATGATGAACAGGATGTCCGGAACGGCTGTTGCGGGACTGGGCGGCAGCACGGCTTTTAAACCCGAATCTGAACGCGCGCCTTACGAAACCTCACCGGACGGCAACGCCGTGGTGCTGGAAGAGCAGATGGGCAAAATCGGTGAGACACAGATGAAATATTCCCTCGCCAATGAGCTTTATCGCAAGCATATCGGCATGATCAAAATTGCGTTGGGCAAACAACGTTAA
- the flgC gene encoding flagellar basal body rod protein FlgC has protein sequence MDELLRTLRISASGMKAQGTRLRVVSENVANADSLPTQPGELPYRRKVVTFKNELDKSIGVKTVGVDRIQSDRSDFQRRYDPAHPAADENGYVLAPNVSSLVEMMDMREAQRSYEANLNVIKSSKTMLQQTIGILR, from the coding sequence ATGGACGAACTTCTTAGAACGCTGCGTATTTCCGCCTCGGGCATGAAGGCTCAAGGCACGCGTTTGCGTGTTGTTTCAGAGAACGTCGCCAACGCCGATTCGCTGCCAACTCAGCCAGGCGAGCTGCCGTATCGGCGCAAAGTCGTCACGTTTAAGAACGAATTGGACAAAAGTATCGGCGTGAAAACCGTCGGTGTCGATCGCATTCAAAGCGACCGTTCAGATTTCCAGCGCCGTTACGATCCGGCCCACCCCGCAGCCGATGAAAACGGCTATGTCTTGGCGCCCAATGTTTCTTCTTTAGTGGAAATGATGGACATGCGCGAAGCCCAGCGGTCTTACGAAGCGAACTTGAACGTCATCAAATCGTCGAAGACGATGCTTCAACAAACCATCGGTATTTTGCGCTAG
- the fliE gene encoding flagellar hook-basal body complex protein FliE produces MPIDPSVNIAKAADLYSQAQKSGITTSEIPNQNTDGPNQSQFSGLLSTYLDRANEIGKQGEAMSIKGIQGEANVSDVVTAVAEAEVTLQTVVAVRDKVVEAYKEILRMPI; encoded by the coding sequence ATGCCTATCGATCCGAGCGTAAATATTGCGAAGGCTGCCGACCTGTACAGCCAGGCGCAAAAGTCCGGGATTACGACCAGCGAAATCCCAAACCAAAACACCGACGGGCCCAATCAAAGCCAGTTTTCGGGGTTGCTCTCAACGTATCTGGATCGTGCCAACGAGATCGGAAAACAAGGCGAAGCCATGTCCATCAAAGGCATTCAGGGCGAAGCCAACGTCTCCGATGTGGTCACGGCCGTGGCCGAAGCTGAAGTCACTTTGCAAACGGTTGTTGCGGTTCGCGACAAGGTCGTTGAAGCTTACAAAGAGATTCTCCGCATGCCCATTTGA
- the fliQ gene encoding flagellar biosynthesis protein FliQ, with the protein MTQVDVLEIAQGALWVILKVSGPIMMAGLMIGLIIALFQALTTIQEMTLTFVPKIIVIFVAIVVFLPFMMTAVIEFSMTLFDRISQG; encoded by the coding sequence ATGACACAAGTCGATGTGCTAGAGATCGCGCAAGGGGCGCTGTGGGTCATTTTGAAGGTCTCAGGGCCGATCATGATGGCTGGTCTTATGATCGGTTTGATCATTGCCTTGTTCCAAGCGCTGACGACGATTCAGGAAATGACCCTGACATTTGTGCCGAAGATTATCGTCATTTTTGTCGCCATCGTCGTGTTTTTGCCGTTCATGATGACCGCGGTCATTGAATTTTCCATGACGCTGTTTGACCGAATATCCCAAGGTTAG
- the fliR gene encoding flagellar biosynthetic protein FliR, whose amino-acid sequence MLSQIINLNLFAFLLVFCRVGGAMSVMPGFGAQQVPATVRLTFALLISFVLTPVLLPLLPGEPPSVSILFLLIIAELLVGVFFGLIPRIFMGAVHTSGTIMAMVASMANAFAQDPISESQSSVLSTFLSTTALTLIFVTNTHHLMLAAVVDSYAVFNPTEAPIIGDMTFYVAQRVADSFRIGLQMASPLVVSGLAYYIVLGIMGRLMPQLPVFFFGMPIQIALQVWILILSLSVMMMVFMRFFEDGLIAFTL is encoded by the coding sequence ATGCTCTCTCAGATCATCAACCTGAACCTGTTTGCGTTCTTGCTGGTGTTTTGCCGCGTCGGTGGCGCCATGTCCGTGATGCCAGGCTTTGGGGCTCAGCAGGTTCCGGCAACCGTGCGACTGACCTTTGCGTTGCTGATCAGTTTTGTGCTGACCCCGGTTTTGTTGCCGCTTTTGCCCGGCGAACCGCCCAGTGTGTCGATTTTGTTTTTGCTCATCATCGCGGAGCTGTTGGTGGGCGTTTTTTTCGGTCTGATCCCTCGAATTTTTATGGGTGCCGTGCACACGTCCGGTACCATCATGGCCATGGTCGCGTCCATGGCCAATGCCTTTGCCCAAGACCCGATCTCGGAATCGCAAAGCTCTGTTTTGTCCACTTTTTTATCGACCACGGCTTTGACATTGATTTTCGTCACCAACACACACCATTTGATGTTGGCTGCCGTGGTGGACAGTTACGCCGTGTTCAATCCGACCGAAGCGCCGATTATTGGGGATATGACTTTCTACGTCGCCCAGCGCGTCGCAGACAGCTTTCGCATTGGATTGCAAATGGCTTCCCCCCTGGTGGTGTCGGGACTGGCCTATTATATCGTCTTGGGTATCATGGGGCGTTTGATGCCGCAGCTGCCTGTGTTTTTCTTCGGCATGCCCATACAAATCGCATTGCAGGTCTGGATTTTGATCCTGTCTTTGTCCGTTATGATGATGGTCTTCATGCGCTTTTTCGAAGACGGCCTTATCGCTTTCACTCTATAG